The following coding sequences lie in one Nitrososphaerota archaeon genomic window:
- a CDS encoding DUF362 domain-containing protein: MEKSKSMEVFLIKTNDRKFGIKKLFEQFNLKDYYGKTIALKANFNSADPFPASTHIDTLENIVKILKEIEVKNIVLAERSGMGKTREVLEEMNVFNLSKKLGFKVVVLDEESKDKWVKIKRNGTHWLNGFYISKIFLNADKVIQTCCLKTHRFGGHFTMSLKNSIGTIAKRIPKGLYDYMAELHTSPFQRLMIAEVNKFYKVDLVIMDAIEAFSSGGPDRGELIKPNLILASKDRVAIDAVGVAILRSYGSTKEVMKGRIFELEQIKRAAEINIGVKSASDIKLIPLNNESIEIANKLENILKEQG; the protein is encoded by the coding sequence ATGGAAAAATCTAAAAGTATGGAAGTTTTCTTAATAAAAACTAATGATAGAAAATTTGGAATAAAAAAACTTTTTGAGCAATTCAACTTAAAAGATTATTATGGAAAAACAATTGCCTTAAAAGCAAACTTTAATAGTGCTGATCCATTTCCAGCTTCAACTCATATTGATACTCTTGAAAATATTGTAAAAATACTAAAAGAAATTGAAGTAAAAAATATAGTATTAGCCGAAAGAAGTGGGATGGGAAAAACTAGAGAGGTTCTAGAAGAAATGAATGTATTTAATCTTTCAAAGAAATTAGGTTTTAAAGTTGTAGTATTAGATGAAGAAAGTAAAGATAAATGGGTAAAAATTAAGAGAAATGGGACTCATTGGCTGAATGGTTTCTATATTTCAAAAATATTTCTTAATGCTGATAAAGTTATTCAAACCTGTTGCCTTAAAACTCATAGATTCGGAGGGCATTTCACAATGTCTCTGAAGAATTCTATAGGAACCATAGCAAAGCGAATTCCTAAAGGTTTATATGATTATATGGCAGAATTGCATACTTCTCCATTTCAAAGACTTATGATAGCTGAAGTAAATAAATTCTATAAAGTTGACTTAGTAATTATGGATGCTATAGAAGCTTTTTCAAGTGGAGGCCCTGATCGTGGAGAATTGATTAAACCTAATCTTATTTTAGCAAGTAAAGATAGAGTTGCTATAGATGCTGTAGGAGTAGCAATTCTTAGAAGTTATGGTTCAACAAAAGAAGTTATGAAAGGAAGAATTTTTGAACTTGAACAAATAAAAAGAGCAGCGGAAATTAATATAGGTGTTAAATCTGCTTCAGATATAAAACTAATTCCTTTAAATAATGAAAGCATAGAAATTGCGAATAAATTAGAGAATATACTTAAAGAGCAAGGATAA
- a CDS encoding prepilin peptidase, producing the protein MFLYLRQALSLIMLLICSYEDIKTREIDDKIWIIFSPIGIIITLIEFFFKFIDFSYLIFYILSIIIAIIVSIIIYYSKFVGGADSKALITLSFLDPINLNKNIIHPFNSIIVLTNSCIISLIIPFSIFIYNLYRILNKEKIFEGFENEKIYRKIFALFIGYRTKKIKKIYGLLQVFH; encoded by the coding sequence ATGTTCCTTTATCTAAGACAAGCATTATCTTTAATAATGCTGTTAATATGTTCTTATGAAGATATAAAAACAAGAGAAATAGATGATAAAATTTGGATAATATTTTCTCCAATTGGAATAATAATAACATTAATAGAATTCTTTTTTAAATTCATAGATTTTTCTTATTTAATATTTTATATTTTATCAATAATAATAGCAATAATTGTTTCAATAATAATTTATTATTCAAAATTTGTTGGAGGAGCAGATTCAAAAGCATTAATAACTTTATCTTTCTTAGATCCAATAAATTTAAATAAGAATATAATTCATCCATTTAATTCAATAATTGTTTTAACAAATAGTTGTATAATTTCTTTAATAATTCCATTTTCTATTTTCATTTATAATTTATATAGAATATTAAATAAAGAGAAAATATTTGAAGGATTTGAAAATGAAAAAATATATAGAAAAATATTTGCATTATTTATTGGATATAGAACAAAGAAAATTAAAAAGATATATGGGTTACTCCAAGTATTCCATTAA
- a CDS encoding radical SAM protein — protein sequence MRNLSNCNWNCLKCHSWRFTKYASGEWMSPKDIAKIALNYAEINKDNIYKEPREHATSWHASELCRACGSCIIIGKRSKYCPKKLEIEKITLLDDLTWGPARNIISFTGGDLACQPEWYIESTKEIKSLNKDLWVLFETNGYGLTPKNLDLFKDAGIDAFWLDIKAYDNEIHKKLTGVSNKWILKLPEEIKDRDFVLEVASLYIPGWVETDQIKKIAELLAQVDSNMPFTILAFFPEYELTNIQPPSFKQMVEAYQVAKDAGLKNIKLGNIGIFAKIEGDYEILKELKCF from the coding sequence ATTAGAAATCTCAGCAATTGTAATTGGAATTGTTTAAAATGTCATTCTTGGCGTTTTACAAAATATGCTTCAGGAGAATGGATGTCCCCAAAAGATATAGCGAAAATTGCTTTAAATTATGCTGAAATAAACAAGGATAATATTTATAAAGAGCCTAGAGAACACGCAACAAGTTGGCATGCTTCTGAGCTTTGTCGTGCATGTGGCTCTTGTATTATAATAGGAAAAAGGTCAAAATATTGCCCAAAAAAGCTAGAAATTGAAAAAATAACTTTGCTTGATGATTTAACATGGGGTCCTGCTAGAAATATAATATCCTTTACAGGTGGGGATTTAGCCTGTCAACCAGAATGGTATATAGAATCTACAAAAGAGATTAAAAGCTTAAATAAAGATTTATGGGTTTTATTTGAAACAAATGGTTATGGCCTTACACCAAAAAATTTAGATTTATTTAAAGATGCTGGAATAGATGCTTTTTGGCTCGATATTAAGGCTTATGATAATGAAATCCATAAAAAATTAACAGGGGTTTCAAATAAATGGATTTTAAAATTACCAGAAGAAATTAAAGATAGAGATTTCGTTTTAGAAGTAGCGTCTTTATATATTCCTGGTTGGGTTGAAACAGATCAAATTAAAAAAATTGCAGAGTTATTAGCTCAAGTTGATTCAAATATGCCCTTTACTATTTTAGCATTCTTTCCAGAATATGAATTAACTAATATTCAACCACCAAGTTTTAAGCAAATGGTTGAAGCATATCAAGTTGCGAAAGATGCTGGATTGAAAAACATTAAACTTGGGAATATTGGAATATTTGCAAAAATAGAAGGAGATTATGAAATTCTAAAAGAACTTAAATGTTTTTGA
- the carA gene encoding glutamine-hydrolyzing carbamoyl-phosphate synthase small subunit, which yields MKGFLELKNCAQEKENNGIRKAILVLEDGSFFLGKGFGAIKKVSGEVVFSTSMVGYPESLTDPSYYGQILTLTYPLIGNYGVPPYHTKFGIPIYFESIGIKVRGLIIQNLCIKPSHYLSNKTLDEWLKDEGIPGIYGIDTRKLTKKLREKGTMLGILEVYEKNNEPNIENLLKEAKNIPDPNKEDLVSKVTIKEPIYYNLNGKEKIVLIDCGVKCGILRSLFKYKVNIIRVPYDFSTKEIIEYNPHGVLISNGPGDPKKCKKTIETVKEIANENIPIMGICLGNQILALALGGNTYKLKYGHRSQNQPVYEINTNRCYITTQNHGYTVDQKSLKGTDLDAWFINANDKTIEGLKHKNKKIFSIQWHPEASPGPYDTEFLFEIFLKMLR from the coding sequence GTGAAGGGTTTTCTGGAGTTAAAAAATTGCGCTCAAGAAAAAGAAAATAATGGAATTAGAAAAGCAATCCTTGTTTTAGAAGATGGCTCATTTTTTTTAGGCAAAGGTTTTGGTGCTATAAAGAAAGTTTCAGGAGAAGTTGTTTTTTCAACATCAATGGTTGGTTATCCTGAGTCTTTAACAGATCCATCTTATTATGGACAAATCTTAACACTTACATATCCATTGATTGGAAATTATGGTGTGCCTCCATATCATACTAAATTTGGTATTCCAATATATTTTGAATCAATTGGTATAAAAGTAAGAGGCCTTATTATTCAAAACTTATGCATAAAACCATCTCATTATCTTTCAAATAAAACGCTTGATGAATGGCTTAAAGATGAAGGTATTCCTGGCATATATGGAATAGATACTAGAAAATTAACTAAAAAGCTTAGAGAAAAAGGAACGATGCTTGGTATTTTAGAAGTTTATGAAAAAAATAATGAACCGAATATTGAAAATCTCTTAAAAGAAGCAAAAAATATTCCCGATCCTAATAAAGAAGATCTAGTTAGTAAAGTAACTATAAAAGAACCAATATATTATAATCTTAATGGAAAGGAGAAAATAGTATTAATAGATTGTGGTGTAAAATGTGGAATATTAAGAAGTTTATTTAAATATAAAGTCAATATCATACGTGTGCCATACGATTTCTCAACAAAAGAAATAATAGAATATAATCCACATGGGGTTCTTATAAGCAATGGCCCAGGAGATCCAAAAAAATGCAAAAAAACTATAGAAACAGTAAAAGAAATAGCTAATGAAAATATTCCAATAATGGGAATATGTCTTGGGAACCAAATATTAGCTTTAGCTTTAGGTGGAAATACTTATAAATTGAAATATGGGCATCGTTCTCAAAATCAACCAGTATATGAAATTAATACGAATAGATGTTACATAACAACTCAAAACCATGGATATACTGTCGATCAAAAATCTTTAAAAGGGACAGATTTAGATGCATGGTTTATAAATGCGAATGATAAAACAATCGAAGGATTAAAACATAAGAATAAAAAAATATTTTCTATACAATGGCATCCAGAAGCTTCTCCTGGTCCATACGATACAGAATTTCTTTTTGAAATATTCTTAAAAATGTTAAGGTGA
- a CDS encoding LAGLIDADG family homing endonuclease produces MNIVGINNMSKEGERRRCLPLEIRLQMYENVIELRKQGLTQKEIQEIIYEKYEMRLSQSTISTWINRKTHPLGRVNKFNGESPLELMYVIGTIFGDGNRYLYSKNEQCLLRLAVKDYEFAEEFGRCLAKVLGRKEPYKPFWDKNEKIWIVEGYSILLYDFLNKPFEELKPYIEYSKETVASFLRALFDGEGSIHGRTLRLYNTNKELLNYTKYLLKEYFNIDATGPHLSVKSGTITRTPNGNCKRNKDCYYLHLRAKSLLNFYKYIGFTIQRKQRKLIEAIQ; encoded by the coding sequence ATGAATATAGTTGGTATAAATAATATGAGTAAGGAGGGGGAGAGACGAAGATGTTTGCCATTGGAAATAAGATTGCAGATGTATGAGAATGTTATTGAACTAAGAAAGCAAGGATTAACTCAGAAAGAAATTCAGGAAATAATCTATGAAAAGTATGAAATGCGATTATCTCAATCTACTATTAGCACTTGGATTAATAGAAAAACGCATCCACTTGGAAGAGTTAATAAATTTAATGGTGAATCTCCATTAGAACTTATGTATGTTATTGGAACAATATTTGGTGATGGTAATCGGTATTTATATTCTAAAAATGAACAATGCCTTTTACGATTAGCAGTAAAAGACTATGAGTTTGCAGAAGAGTTCGGAAGATGCTTAGCTAAAGTATTGGGAAGAAAAGAACCTTATAAACCATTTTGGGATAAGAATGAAAAAATTTGGATAGTAGAAGGATATAGCATTTTACTTTATGATTTTTTGAATAAACCATTTGAAGAATTAAAGCCATACATTGAATATTCAAAAGAGACTGTTGCTTCTTTTCTGAGGGCGCTGTTTGACGGGGAAGGCAGTATACATGGACGAACATTAAGGCTTTATAATACAAATAAAGAACTGTTAAACTATACAAAATATTTATTAAAAGAATACTTTAATATTGATGCTACAGGGCCGCATTTAAGCGTAAAAAGCGGAACAATTACACGAACTCCAAATGGCAATTGTAAACGCAATAAAGACTGTTACTATCTTCATCTTCGTGCAAAAAGCCTATTAAATTTCTATAAATACATTGGATTTACAATACAGCGAAAACAACGAAAATTGATTGAAGCTATACAATAG
- a CDS encoding sugar phosphate nucleotidyltransferase, with product MKAIILAAGKGTRLLPITETIPKGMLEITPGKTIIDLIISNLEEIGIKEIIIVTRPKFSHLFNERYGVRVKIVETEYEEFGNLHSLETVFKQLDIEDDEVLVIMSDHIFEVKMLRKLIERKKRGKLITICVDKNPPWYTIQEGLKIRLDESKVIDLGKDVPPHHGTDTGLFIFSKEIQPFIQEVINEYGPNAEIITLLKRAKDLDLIGYVDVTGCTWIDIDTPQDLEKAKELYWKILRKNLIKPTDGPISKYINRPISTRVSLYLYKKGVKISPNSVTILIFLLGLISTFILAQGKYVIGGLMVFIISILDGVDGELARLKNETTAFGGFLDSVLDRYIDLMIILSLVYSFGWIKWIKGWFEILVLILASAGVFMHSYIVHVAKFRGLDVSMLEKAFPFASRDVRLFIVTLFCLVSLPLISLILLAILPLIYTILAFLLLKEENVQLTEKITSKIRLPSVTSISYEYKVAEKNKILSDIKNN from the coding sequence ATGAAAGCTATCATTTTAGCTGCAGGTAAAGGTACAAGACTTCTTCCAATAACAGAAACAATACCAAAGGGCATGTTAGAAATTACTCCAGGAAAAACTATAATTGATTTAATCATAAGTAATTTAGAAGAAATTGGTATTAAAGAAATAATAATTGTAACAAGGCCAAAATTCTCACATTTATTTAATGAAAGATATGGTGTAAGAGTAAAAATAGTCGAAACAGAATATGAAGAATTTGGGAATCTTCATTCCTTAGAAACAGTTTTCAAGCAATTAGATATTGAAGATGATGAAGTATTAGTAATAATGTCAGATCATATATTTGAAGTAAAAATGCTTAGGAAATTGATTGAGAGAAAGAAAAGAGGCAAACTTATTACAATTTGTGTTGATAAAAATCCTCCATGGTATACTATTCAAGAAGGATTAAAAATAAGATTAGATGAAAGCAAAGTAATAGATTTAGGAAAAGATGTGCCACCTCATCATGGAACAGATACAGGCTTATTTATATTTTCAAAAGAAATACAACCTTTTATTCAAGAAGTTATAAATGAATATGGACCTAATGCAGAGATAATCACTCTTTTAAAAAGAGCAAAAGATTTAGATTTAATAGGATATGTAGATGTAACTGGTTGTACATGGATTGATATAGATACTCCTCAAGATTTGGAAAAAGCAAAAGAATTATATTGGAAAATATTAAGAAAAAATTTAATTAAACCAACAGACGGTCCAATATCAAAATATATAAATAGACCCATATCAACTAGAGTCTCTTTATATCTTTATAAAAAAGGAGTTAAAATTAGTCCTAATTCTGTTACTATATTAATTTTTTTACTTGGGCTTATTTCAACTTTTATTTTAGCTCAAGGTAAGTATGTAATAGGCGGTTTAATGGTTTTTATTATCTCAATATTAGATGGAGTAGATGGAGAATTAGCAAGATTAAAAAATGAAACCACAGCATTTGGCGGCTTCTTAGATTCTGTACTTGATAGATATATTGACCTTATGATTATACTATCATTAGTATACTCTTTTGGATGGATAAAATGGATAAAGGGGTGGTTCGAAATACTAGTACTTATTTTAGCATCAGCTGGAGTTTTTATGCATAGTTACATAGTTCATGTAGCTAAGTTTAGGGGGTTAGATGTATCTATGCTAGAAAAAGCATTTCCTTTTGCTTCAAGAGATGTTAGACTTTTTATAGTTACTCTATTTTGCTTAGTATCTCTCCCTCTTATATCATTAATTTTACTCGCTATTTTACCTTTAATTTATACGATTCTTGCATTCTTACTATTAAAAGAAGAAAATGTTCAATTAACTGAAAAGATAACTTCAAAGATTAGATTACCAAGTGTAACATCGATTTCATATGAGTATAAAGTCGCTGAGAAAAATAAAATTTTATCAGATATAAAAAATAATTAA
- a CDS encoding CARDB domain-containing protein, protein MKYKIRIILAIFLILILLSQNISIFLINVKATELKYKILMDFYHGGWDGYEGYKTISQLLTEEGYIVEKNFDKPINMINLSRYNAILFTYPKKPPFNQDELNAIKEYVYNGGGLLLVVDTQMYWGDVAPNQVAGLFGVHFYGDFIMLAEIVNFDHPITKDKKQGDLFNPFILWDAAIDRYPSNATILVKATILIRAASTLSNIPNGTNTLEKETQSTNHVAMIALNYGKGRAVFGPCNGLVQPWGKEWYGRNEPNKMLLNTVRWLILPDLTISEIKPVQVIWDCDINDDGKIDLVAGKSTMIRCKVKMLNYETLDKTTLVGIQLQISQYKTYNTEVTIEYLEKNNGIIDFYIEPPASIGDLTILAKIDPENEIKEVDEANNEKSIEITVRDTRGLSIVYVRVESIWPATYGAPTYSEFYDTSINSWQFIKATYPVANNEFENKISLKPFYGSFVPLVGCISDIIGLTYWKFVRGIGDRVVGIVSDNYFPYHKRGNVVGISNPLISRDAVLITNGYWTVAAHEIAHTFGPILQYEEYDVNPPGNPANGYWVEEHKEITNGICFMGYAPPKHTYNYWDGRDVWVCNETFENLFKEFIKIEEDKIYPDVLVIGGIVFKNGTINLTKWYYVENRKIEYPLPGNYSIITLDWNGRMVDRINFTVSFYLMAESHSIIETNVTGFVFPISFAKNIAMIKIQYNNITIFEINPYIKLLHDAIDCIPENAFVKDGIGRRKALHNKINEIEEKIMKNLIIDARNKLKFDLRDKLQKWLIDNYEITYPLQLSKNEILDLVDEIINRLNIQISQGS, encoded by the coding sequence ATGAAGTATAAAATTCGTATTATTTTAGCAATATTTTTAATTTTAATTCTATTATCTCAAAATATTTCAATATTTTTAATAAATGTAAAAGCTACTGAATTAAAATATAAAATTCTTATGGATTTTTATCATGGTGGTTGGGATGGATATGAAGGTTATAAAACTATTAGTCAATTATTAACTGAAGAAGGTTATATTGTTGAGAAAAATTTTGATAAACCTATTAATATGATTAATCTTTCAAGATATAATGCAATTCTTTTTACATATCCTAAAAAACCTCCTTTTAATCAAGATGAACTTAATGCTATAAAAGAATATGTTTATAATGGTGGAGGATTGTTACTAGTTGTTGATACACAAATGTACTGGGGCGATGTAGCTCCAAATCAAGTTGCAGGATTGTTTGGAGTTCATTTTTATGGAGATTTTATAATGTTAGCAGAAATAGTTAATTTTGATCATCCAATAACAAAAGATAAAAAACAAGGAGATTTATTCAATCCATTCATTCTTTGGGATGCAGCTATAGATAGATATCCTAGTAATGCAACAATATTAGTAAAAGCAACAATATTAATAAGAGCAGCTAGTACTTTATCAAATATTCCAAATGGTACTAATACTTTAGAAAAAGAAACTCAATCAACAAATCATGTTGCAATGATAGCATTAAATTATGGTAAAGGAAGAGCAGTTTTTGGACCATGTAATGGATTAGTTCAACCTTGGGGAAAAGAATGGTATGGAAGAAATGAGCCTAATAAAATGCTTCTTAATACTGTAAGATGGTTAATATTACCTGACTTAACAATTTCTGAAATAAAACCAGTTCAAGTTATTTGGGATTGTGATATAAATGATGATGGTAAAATAGATTTGGTTGCTGGAAAATCTACTATGATTCGATGTAAAGTAAAGATGCTAAATTATGAGACATTAGATAAAACAACTCTAGTAGGAATTCAATTACAAATATCTCAATATAAAACTTATAATACTGAAGTAACTATTGAATATTTAGAGAAAAATAATGGAATAATAGATTTTTATATAGAACCTCCTGCATCGATTGGAGATTTAACAATTTTAGCAAAAATTGATCCAGAAAATGAAATCAAAGAAGTTGATGAAGCTAATAATGAAAAATCTATTGAAATTACAGTTAGAGATACAAGAGGATTAAGTATAGTATATGTTAGGGTAGAGAGTATATGGCCAGCTACTTATGGAGCACCAACTTATTCTGAATTTTATGATACTTCAATTAATAGTTGGCAATTCATAAAAGCTACTTATCCTGTTGCCAATAATGAATTTGAGAATAAGATAAGCTTAAAGCCATTTTATGGGAGTTTTGTTCCCCTAGTAGGGTGTATAAGTGATATAATAGGACTTACTTATTGGAAATTTGTTCGAGGAATTGGAGATAGAGTTGTTGGTATAGTATCAGATAACTATTTCCCATATCATAAAAGAGGGAATGTTGTAGGTATTAGTAACCCTCTAATAAGTAGAGACGCTGTTTTAATTACAAATGGATATTGGACAGTAGCAGCTCATGAAATAGCTCATACTTTTGGGCCAATTTTACAATATGAAGAATATGATGTAAATCCACCAGGAAATCCTGCAAATGGATATTGGGTAGAAGAACATAAAGAAATTACTAATGGCATATGTTTTATGGGATATGCTCCACCTAAACATACTTATAATTATTGGGATGGAAGAGATGTATGGGTTTGTAATGAAACTTTTGAAAATTTATTTAAAGAATTTATAAAAATTGAAGAGGATAAAATATATCCTGATGTTCTTGTTATTGGAGGAATAGTATTTAAAAATGGAACAATAAATTTAACTAAATGGTATTATGTAGAAAATAGAAAAATAGAATATCCTTTACCAGGAAATTATTCAATAATTACTTTAGATTGGAATGGAAGAATGGTAGATAGAATAAACTTTACTGTAAGCTTTTATTTAATGGCAGAATCACATAGCATTATTGAAACTAATGTAACAGGATTTGTTTTTCCAATTTCTTTTGCTAAAAATATAGCAATGATAAAAATCCAATATAATAATATTACAATATTTGAAATAAATCCATATATAAAGCTTCTTCATGATGCAATAGATTGTATTCCAGAAAATGCATTTGTTAAAGATGGAATTGGTCGTCGAAAAGCACTTCATAATAAAATAAATGAAATAGAAGAAAAAATAATGAAAAATTTAATTATAGATGCTAGAAATAAATTAAAATTTGATTTAAGAGATAAATTGCAAAAATGGCTAATTGATAATTATGAAATAACATATCCTTTACAATTATCTAAGAATGAAATATTAGATTTAGTAGATGAAATAATAAATAGATTAAATATTCAAATTTCTCAAGGGTCTTAA
- a CDS encoding LysE family transporter gives MLDWLEYTLYSFSICFLIFIVPGQIFFLSLNEGMKSIRNGLLMLLGVVTAQFFLIILLEIGAIYLLNKYIFFINIAGTLILIWLGFSAIYSSIKGIKTSITKSSYQSSYMRGLFLTLFNPPFIIWFITVGFSLLNKGIETLGNIAHLIFVFSIIGGSVIVSLILIFLAAYSRKPFGEKGLRFLSFFSGLAFIILAFKLLL, from the coding sequence ATGCTGGATTGGTTAGAATATACTTTATACAGTTTTAGCATTTGTTTTTTAATATTTATTGTTCCTGGTCAAATATTTTTTCTTTCTTTAAATGAAGGGATGAAAAGTATTAGAAATGGATTATTAATGCTACTAGGCGTAGTTACAGCTCAATTTTTTCTAATAATTTTACTTGAAATTGGAGCAATATACTTATTGAATAAATATATTTTTTTCATTAATATAGCTGGTACTTTAATATTAATATGGCTTGGTTTTTCAGCCATATATTCAAGCATAAAAGGTATTAAAACAAGCATTACCAAAAGCTCCTATCAAAGTTCATATATGCGTGGATTATTTTTAACACTTTTTAATCCTCCATTTATAATATGGTTTATTACAGTTGGTTTCTCGCTTCTAAATAAAGGGATAGAAACCTTAGGCAATATTGCACATTTAATATTTGTTTTTTCTATAATCGGAGGATCAGTGATAGTTTCCTTAATATTGATATTTTTAGCTGCTTATAGTCGTAAACCATTTGGAGAAAAAGGGCTTAGGTTTTTATCATTTTTCTCAGGATTAGCTTTTATAATATTAGCATTTAAATTATTGCTTTAA